One segment of Fibrobacter sp. UWR4 DNA contains the following:
- a CDS encoding FISUMP domain-containing protein, whose amino-acid sequence MNKKLISGLMFAGGLLCGCTDHVTELDEAYELNGVKIKDFVFKDSRDGNQYSVAVIGGNVWMAENLRYADSSKSKNLKGNTWCYEDKEENCDKYGRLYSWTAALNLDSSSLTSNSGYGCINCNERGVCPEGWHIPSRNDWVNLRDYVDVHNAKESVARSLKSKTGWKSVDSVSTGVDRFGFNAAPSGRHNNDGDYMDAEKFLFFWSSVESDAGTAVGWTLRYDNEYLDYGEYYKNHGLSIRCVIDTNRVVFDTTKSFVAPGKIPLDFGYDSIKVEDKYYHTVDIDDLTWIAENMSVEKGDSWCYKDNADSCAKYGRLYSWNTAMDLCPEGWRLPTTDDFYRLYNFACGANALRSMDNWAKEQGDDIFGFSALPAGGYDGDGFFDLHSSAYFWSSKENSKIEGEAYALFLNYYNNSGEGQPARKSNGYSVRCVKDSKSAE is encoded by the coding sequence ATGAATAAGAAACTTATTTCTGGATTAATGTTTGCTGGTGGTTTGCTTTGTGGCTGCACTGATCATGTGACTGAACTTGATGAAGCCTATGAACTTAACGGTGTCAAGATCAAGGATTTTGTCTTTAAGGATAGCCGTGACGGAAACCAGTATAGTGTTGCCGTAATTGGTGGAAATGTATGGATGGCTGAAAATCTCAGGTATGCTGATAGCTCCAAGTCCAAGAACCTTAAAGGTAATACCTGGTGTTACGAGGATAAAGAGGAAAACTGCGACAAGTATGGACGCTTGTACTCCTGGACTGCAGCACTCAATTTGGATTCCTCCTCTTTGACATCTAACTCTGGCTATGGTTGCATTAATTGTAATGAAAGAGGTGTCTGTCCCGAAGGCTGGCACATTCCCTCACGTAACGATTGGGTTAATCTGAGAGATTATGTGGATGTGCATAATGCAAAGGAATCTGTCGCTCGAAGCCTTAAGTCGAAAACTGGCTGGAAATCTGTAGATTCTGTTTCTACGGGTGTGGACCGTTTTGGCTTTAATGCCGCTCCCAGTGGACGTCATAATAACGATGGCGATTACATGGATGCAGAAAAGTTCCTGTTTTTCTGGTCTTCTGTAGAAAGTGATGCGGGTACTGCTGTTGGCTGGACCTTACGTTACGACAATGAATATCTGGATTATGGTGAATACTATAAGAACCACGGCCTGTCTATCCGCTGTGTTATCGACACGAACCGTGTAGTCTTCGATACGACAAAGTCCTTTGTCGCTCCGGGAAAAATTCCCCTTGACTTTGGGTACGATTCCATTAAGGTAGAGGACAAGTATTACCATACAGTCGATATTGATGATCTTACCTGGATTGCTGAGAATATGAGCGTGGAAAAGGGTGATAGCTGGTGCTATAAGGATAATGCCGATTCCTGTGCTAAGTACGGCCGTCTGTATTCCTGGAACACCGCTATGGATCTTTGCCCCGAAGGTTGGCGTTTGCCCACTACGGATGATTTCTATCGCCTGTATAATTTTGCATGTGGTGCTAATGCTCTGCGTTCCATGGATAACTGGGCGAAGGAACAGGGCGATGATATCTTCGGATTCTCAGCACTTCCTGCTGGCGGCTATGATGGGGATGGCTTCTTTGATCTTCATTCCAGTGCATACTTCTGGTCTTCCAAGGAAAATTCCAAGATTGAAGGTGAAGCCTATGCCTTGTTCCTGAATTACTACAACAATTCTGGTGAAGGTCAGCCTGCTCGCAAGTCTAACGGCTATTCCGTCCGCTGCGTCAAGGATTCAAAATCCGCTGAGTAA
- the argH gene encoding argininosuccinate lyase, translated as MSKNTKTVKAAAKSAAKKDSKKGTQTNMWTGRFASGMAQSMVDLSFSLHFDAELIEEDIEGSIGHGKGLVESGVLTKAEYKKICDGLKTILDDYHAGKNLWQPSDEDIHMAVERVLTERIGALGKKIHTGRSRNDQVCTDFKLYMRHRAAEIRSLEIELMEVVLDLSKKYFGKLMPGYTHLQQAQPIYFSHYLMSMFFAVSRDVKRLDNFLELHSQLPLGSGAMAGSAFPYQRKLVAAELGFNDVSPNSIDAVSHRDMMLEFNADLAIIANTMSRYAEDFVNWSTSEFGFLTLHDAFSSGSSMMPQKKNPDSMELIRGKSGRMLGNFSAMYTLVKGAPLSYSRDLQEDKEPVFDSVHNVKVILRVMKEALESARFNFDKMQAKMLPALLATDLADLLVEAGVPFRDAHHVVGSLVGEAARSGKEFTELSDESWAAAGVPDVQKMKKTLTFEYSVGRRNIEGGTGPKSVKQQFVKAEALLKKFKKA; from the coding sequence ATGTCCAAGAATACAAAGACCGTTAAGGCAGCAGCAAAGTCCGCTGCAAAGAAAGATTCCAAGAAGGGTACACAGACCAACATGTGGACCGGCCGCTTCGCTAGCGGTATGGCTCAGTCCATGGTGGACCTCTCCTTTAGCCTCCACTTCGATGCAGAACTGATCGAAGAAGATATCGAAGGTAGCATCGGTCACGGCAAGGGCCTGGTGGAATCCGGCGTGCTGACCAAGGCTGAATACAAGAAGATTTGCGACGGTCTCAAGACTATTCTGGACGACTATCATGCAGGCAAGAACCTGTGGCAGCCTTCCGACGAAGACATTCACATGGCCGTGGAACGCGTTCTCACCGAACGTATCGGCGCTCTGGGCAAGAAGATTCATACCGGCCGTAGCCGCAATGACCAGGTTTGCACCGACTTTAAGCTGTACATGCGTCATCGCGCTGCAGAAATCCGCTCTCTTGAAATTGAATTGATGGAAGTGGTCCTGGACCTTTCCAAGAAGTACTTCGGCAAGCTGATGCCGGGCTACACCCACCTGCAGCAGGCTCAGCCCATCTACTTCAGCCATTATCTGATGAGCATGTTCTTCGCCGTTTCCCGCGATGTAAAGCGTTTGGACAACTTCCTGGAACTGCACTCTCAGCTGCCCTTGGGCAGCGGTGCTATGGCGGGTTCCGCATTCCCCTACCAGCGTAAGCTCGTAGCTGCAGAACTTGGCTTTAACGATGTGAGCCCCAACTCTATCGACGCCGTAAGCCATCGCGACATGATGCTGGAATTCAACGCTGACCTCGCCATCATCGCAAACACAATGAGCCGTTACGCCGAAGATTTCGTGAACTGGAGCACCAGCGAATTCGGTTTCCTCACCTTGCACGATGCCTTCAGCAGTGGCTCCTCCATGATGCCCCAGAAGAAGAACCCCGACTCCATGGAACTGATCCGCGGCAAGTCTGGTCGTATGCTGGGTAACTTCAGCGCCATGTACACTCTGGTGAAGGGCGCTCCCCTTTCCTACAGCCGAGATTTGCAGGAAGACAAGGAACCGGTATTCGACAGCGTTCACAACGTGAAGGTTATCCTCCGCGTCATGAAGGAAGCTCTGGAATCTGCACGTTTCAACTTCGACAAGATGCAAGCCAAGATGCTGCCGGCGCTGCTGGCTACCGACCTGGCTGACTTGCTGGTGGAAGCAGGCGTTCCCTTCCGCGACGCTCACCACGTTGTGGGTAGCCTTGTGGGCGAAGCCGCTCGCAGCGGCAAGGAATTCACCGAACTGTCCGACGAATCCTGGGCAGCCGCCGGCGTTCCCGATGTGCAGAAGATGAAGAAGACTCTCACCTTCGAATACAGCGTTGGTCGCCGTAACATCGAAGGTGGTACCGGTCCTAAGTCTGTGAAGCAGCAGTTCGTTAAGGCCGAAGCACTGCTTAAGAAGTTTAAGAAGGCATAA
- a CDS encoding TIGR01212 family radical SAM protein (This family includes YhcC from E. coli K-12, an uncharacterized radical SAM protein.) — MKYKPYRDLLLEIFPNYLKVRKLPLNGGMSCPNLDGTKGFSGCSYCNNRSFSPVFDQAKVSIVEQLEKFVPKLRGKYPNAGILAYLQPYTNTHAPLDHLKGIIDPIVKHPEIAGLAIGTRPDCLEQDKVDYLASLNKKKPIIVEIGLQTANDLTLAGINRRHTLKEFEDAVARCQAAGLWVTTHVIVGLPGESMDDFKHTAQVVRDLHLAAVKIHPLHIVVGTAMAEDFSNGEIKLLTFDEYCKAVAEMIKIIGMETAIERFSGESPSELLIAPDWCGERDRIISTVEKILNGEDLNKPEIPSL; from the coding sequence ATGAAGTACAAACCATATCGAGACCTGCTTCTTGAAATTTTTCCGAACTATCTCAAGGTAAGAAAGCTTCCCCTAAATGGAGGCATGAGTTGTCCTAATTTGGATGGCACCAAAGGCTTTTCAGGCTGTAGCTACTGCAACAACCGCAGCTTTAGTCCTGTTTTCGATCAGGCAAAGGTAAGCATTGTTGAACAATTGGAAAAGTTTGTACCCAAGCTTAGAGGCAAATACCCTAATGCGGGCATTCTCGCTTATTTACAGCCTTATACAAACACCCATGCGCCGCTGGATCATTTGAAGGGAATTATCGACCCCATTGTGAAGCATCCCGAAATTGCAGGTCTCGCCATCGGTACACGCCCGGATTGTCTAGAACAAGACAAAGTAGATTATCTAGCTAGCTTAAACAAAAAGAAGCCCATTATTGTAGAAATCGGCCTGCAGACCGCCAACGATTTAACCTTGGCAGGAATCAACCGTAGGCATACTCTCAAGGAATTCGAAGATGCTGTGGCTCGCTGCCAGGCAGCAGGCCTCTGGGTAACCACCCATGTTATCGTCGGCCTTCCTGGTGAAAGCATGGACGATTTCAAGCATACCGCTCAAGTAGTCCGAGATTTGCACTTGGCAGCAGTCAAAATACATCCTCTGCATATTGTGGTGGGGACCGCCATGGCAGAAGATTTCTCCAATGGAGAAATAAAGCTTTTAACATTTGACGAATACTGCAAAGCCGTAGCAGAAATGATCAAGATTATTGGAATGGAAACGGCTATTGAAAGATTCAGCGGGGAAAGCCCCAGTGAACTTTTAATAGCACCGGACTGGTGCGGAGAACGAGACAGGATCATCTCCACCGTAGAGAAAATTCTGAACGGAGAAGACCTGAACAAACCAGAGATTCCATCTTTGTAA
- the serS gene encoding serine--tRNA ligase: MLDIKKIRENPEYYIAETEKKYTTVSLRDVLAIDEERRPLLTEVERLKSERNAQSKLIGELKKKGENADAAQAATRELGNKIDEMDKKLKDLEYKQTEMLMHVPNIAPRSIEGKDSSDNKVEKDGPIPFDYYTKNDDFARVDHKTLGERLGIFDFERGAKISGSGFPVYRGLGSRLERALIQFFLDEHQKAGFEEFTPPYLVTRNTMRGTGQLPKFEEDMYRCDKDDDLFLIPTAEVPLTNLYSGEVIPESELPKRICAYSACFRREAGSYGKDTRGLLRLHQFNKVEMVYFAHPEHSYEDHEELTRFGEMLLEKLGLPYHRLALCKGDLGFGAAKCYDLEVYAPVEKKWLEVSSCSNFEDYQARRANIKTKIGGKNTFVHTLNGSGLATPRVMVGICDNYQQKDGSLLIPEVLRPYMGGMEKIEPKK, translated from the coding sequence GCCCCCTCCTCACCGAAGTGGAACGCCTCAAGAGCGAACGTAACGCTCAGTCCAAGCTCATCGGTGAACTGAAGAAGAAGGGCGAAAATGCAGACGCCGCCCAGGCCGCTACCCGCGAACTGGGAAACAAGATCGACGAAATGGACAAGAAGCTGAAGGATCTGGAATACAAGCAGACCGAAATGCTCATGCACGTCCCCAACATCGCTCCCCGCTCCATCGAAGGTAAGGACTCCTCCGACAACAAGGTCGAAAAGGACGGCCCCATTCCCTTCGACTACTACACCAAGAACGATGACTTCGCACGCGTCGACCACAAGACTCTCGGCGAACGCCTTGGCATTTTCGACTTTGAACGTGGCGCAAAGATTTCCGGTTCCGGCTTCCCGGTTTACCGCGGTCTCGGCTCTCGCCTGGAACGCGCCCTCATCCAGTTCTTCCTGGACGAACACCAGAAGGCTGGCTTCGAAGAATTCACTCCGCCGTACCTGGTTACCCGCAACACCATGCGCGGCACCGGTCAGCTCCCCAAGTTCGAAGAAGACATGTACCGCTGCGACAAGGATGACGACCTGTTCCTCATCCCCACTGCAGAAGTTCCGCTGACCAACCTCTACTCCGGCGAAGTCATTCCGGAATCCGAACTGCCGAAGCGCATTTGCGCCTACTCCGCTTGCTTCCGTCGCGAAGCCGGTTCCTACGGTAAGGACACCCGCGGTCTTCTCCGTCTCCACCAGTTCAACAAGGTGGAAATGGTTTACTTCGCTCATCCGGAACACTCCTACGAAGATCACGAAGAACTGACCCGCTTCGGCGAAATGCTCCTGGAAAAGCTTGGCCTCCCCTACCATCGTCTGGCCCTCTGCAAGGGCGACCTGGGTTTCGGTGCAGCAAAGTGCTACGACCTGGAAGTCTACGCTCCTGTAGAAAAGAAGTGGCTGGAAGTTTCTAGCTGCTCCAACTTCGAAGACTACCAGGCACGTCGTGCAAACATCAAGACCAAGATCGGTGGCAAGAACACCTTCGTCCACACCTTGAACGGTTCTGGCCTCGCCACTCCTCGCGTGATGGTTGGCATTTGCGACAACTACCAGCAGAAGGACGGCTCCCTCTTGATTCCTGAAGTTCTGCGTCCGTACATGGGCGGTATGGAAAAGATTGAGCCTAAGAAGTAA